In Quercus robur chromosome 10, dhQueRobu3.1, whole genome shotgun sequence, a genomic segment contains:
- the LOC126703580 gene encoding serine/threonine-protein kinase AFC2 isoform X3: MIKVATVMHELRLIHTDLKPENILLVSSDYVKVPDYKDYKNSSRSPKDGSYFKRVPKSSAIKVIDFGSTTYERQEQTYIVSTRHYRAPEVILGLGWSYPCDVWSVGCILVELCTGEALFQTHENLEHLAMMERVLGPLPQHMLKRVDRHAEKYVRRGRLDWPDGATSRESIKAVTKLPRLQNLIMEHVDHSAGDLIHLLQGLLRYDPLDRLKAREALRHPFFSRDHLRR; encoded by the exons ATGATAAAGGTGGCAACCG TTATGCATGAGTTGCGTTTGATTCATACTGACTTGAAGCCAGAGAATATCCTTTTAGTATCATCAGATTATGTTAAAGTTCCTGATTACAAGGACTATAAG AATTCTTCTCGATCACCAAAGGATGGTTCATACTTTAAAAGAGTGCCAAAGTCAAGTGCCATCAAGGTGATTGATTTTGGTAGTACAACTTATGAACGTCAAGAGCAGACCTATATTGTATCCACACGACATTACCGTGCACCTGAGGTGATTCTAG GACTCGGATGGAGTTATCCCTGTGATGTATGGAGTGTTGGCTGCATCTTGGTGGAATTATGCACG GGTGAGGCATTGTTTCAAACTCATGAGAATTTGGAGCACCTGGCAATGATGGAGAGGGTGCTTGGCCCATTGCCCCAGCACATGTTGAAGAGAGTAGA CCGACATGCGGAGAAGTATGTCAGGAGAGGTAGATTGGATTGGCCGGATGGTGCTACCTCAAGAGAGAGTATTAAAGCTGTAACTAAGCTCCCTCGTCTTCAG AACCTGATAATGGAGCATGTTGATCATTCAGCTGGGGATCTCATTCATCTATTGCAGGGATTGCTTAGATATGATCCGCTAGATAGGTTGAAAGCTCGGGAAGCCCTTAGACATCCCTTCTTTTCTAGGGATCATCTGAGGAGATGA
- the LOC126703580 gene encoding serine/threonine-protein kinase AFC2 isoform X2, which translates to MGEGTFGQVLECWDRERKEMVAIKIVRGIKKYREAAMIEIEMLQQLGKHDKGGNRCVQIRNWFDYRNHICIVFEKLGPSLYDFLRKNNYRSFPIDLVREIGRQLLECVAFMHELRLIHTDLKPENILLVSSDYVKVPDYKDYKNSSRSPKDGSYFKRVPKSSAIKVIDFGSTTYERQEQTYIVSTRHYRAPEVILGLGWSYPCDVWSVGCILVELCTGEALFQTHENLEHLAMMERVLGPLPQHMLKRVDRHAEKYVRRGRLDWPDGATSRESIKAVTKLPRLQNLIMEHVDHSAGDLIHLLQGLLRYDPLDRLKAREALRHPFFSRDHLRR; encoded by the exons ATGGGTGAAGGTACCTTTGGTCAGGTTTTGGAGTGCTGGGatagagaaaggaaagaaatgGTTGCCATCAAAATAGTCCGTGGAATCAAGAAGTATCGTGAAGCAGCTATGATAGAAATTGAAATGCTGCAACAACTTGGTAAACATGATAAAGGTGGCAACCG TTGTGTTCAAATACGGAACTGGTTTGACTATCGTAACCATATCTGTATT GTGTTTGAGAAGCTTGGACCAAGTTTATACGATTTTCTACGGAAAAACAATTATCGCTCATTTCCCATTGATCTTGTCCGTGAGATTGGCAGACAACTGTTGGAATGTGTTGCAT TTATGCATGAGTTGCGTTTGATTCATACTGACTTGAAGCCAGAGAATATCCTTTTAGTATCATCAGATTATGTTAAAGTTCCTGATTACAAGGACTATAAG AATTCTTCTCGATCACCAAAGGATGGTTCATACTTTAAAAGAGTGCCAAAGTCAAGTGCCATCAAGGTGATTGATTTTGGTAGTACAACTTATGAACGTCAAGAGCAGACCTATATTGTATCCACACGACATTACCGTGCACCTGAGGTGATTCTAG GACTCGGATGGAGTTATCCCTGTGATGTATGGAGTGTTGGCTGCATCTTGGTGGAATTATGCACG GGTGAGGCATTGTTTCAAACTCATGAGAATTTGGAGCACCTGGCAATGATGGAGAGGGTGCTTGGCCCATTGCCCCAGCACATGTTGAAGAGAGTAGA CCGACATGCGGAGAAGTATGTCAGGAGAGGTAGATTGGATTGGCCGGATGGTGCTACCTCAAGAGAGAGTATTAAAGCTGTAACTAAGCTCCCTCGTCTTCAG AACCTGATAATGGAGCATGTTGATCATTCAGCTGGGGATCTCATTCATCTATTGCAGGGATTGCTTAGATATGATCCGCTAGATAGGTTGAAAGCTCGGGAAGCCCTTAGACATCCCTTCTTTTCTAGGGATCATCTGAGGAGATGA
- the LOC126703082 gene encoding cytochrome P450 71A1-like, translated as MAILSLLQQSWQELHKITFIPLLPLLFLLSFLYVFKCIRSSGKPNLPPSPPKLPIIGNLHKLGSLPHRSLQALSKKYGPVMFFYFGHAPTLVISSADMAREMMTTHDIVFSNRSKTTATNFLLYGCTDLVFAPYGEYWRQVRKICVLELLTLKRVQSFQNTREEEVSILINKVRDSCLKGVSINLSEFLIETSKNIVTRCAFGKKFEEEDGKGRFSELPRKLAVLLTTFFWRDFFPSLGWIDILTGKIASLKSTFGELDAFLNQVVEEHKTMKSDDEHPKNKDFVDILLHLQKNGMLDFEPTHDNLKAILLDMFAGGSETTSTTLEWVMAELMKNPSIMKRAQEEVRRVVGSKSKIDLNDINQMDYLKCILKEGLRLHPPVPLLVPRETSASLQFGGYDIPPKTRVFVNIWAIQRDPKLWDRPEEFFPERFKDNPVDFMGLNFQFLPFGGGRRGCPGLIFAVASLEYVLANLLCWFDWRLPTINAQGEDLDMTEVNALTAFKKNPLHLVPTLHSS; from the exons atggctATTCTATCGTTATTACAACAATCATGGCAAGAGCTACACAAAATAACCTTCAttcccctcctccctcttcttttccttctctcaTTTCTATATGTTTTCAAATGCATTAGAAGTAGTGGCAAACCCAATTTACCTCCATCTCCACCAAAGCTACCAATCATTGGCAACCTTCACAAGCTTGGCTCACTTCCACACCGTTCTCTTCAAGCCCTCTCTAAGAAGTATGGCCCTGTAATGTTCTTCTACTTTGGCCATGCTCCAACCCTTGTGATATCATCTGCAGATATGGCAAGAGAAATGATGACAACACATGACATAGTTTTTTCAAACCGGTCAAAAACCACAGCTACCAATTTCTTACTTTATGGATGCACAGACCTAGTGTTCGCACCCTACGGTGAGTATTGGAGGCAGGTAAGGAAAATTTGTGTCCTTGAACTTTTGACCCTCAAAAGAGTGCAATCGTTCCAGAATACAAGGGAAGAAGAAGTTTCTATATTGATCAATAAAGTACGAGACTCATGCCTGAAAGGTGTTTCTATTAATCTAAGTGAGTTCTTGATTGAAACCTCAAAGAACATTGTTACTAGATGTGCATTTGGAAAAAAGTTTGAAGAAGAGGATGGTAAGGGTAGGTTTTCAGAACTACCAAGAAAGTTAGCGGTGCTACTTACTACCTTTTTTTGGAGGGATTTTTTCCCTTCTCTAGGTTGGATTGATATTCTTACAGGAAAAATAGCTAGTCTAAAATCCACTTTTGGAGAACTAGATGCTTTTCTAAATCAAGTGGTTGAAGAACACAAGACAATGAAAAGTGATGATGAACATCCGAAAAACAAAGATTTTGTGGATATTCTCCTCCATCTGCAAAAGAATGGCATGCTTGACTTTGAGCCTACTCATGACAACCTCAAAGCAATCCTACTA GACATGTTTGCGGGAGGAAGCGAAACAACTTCAACAACTTTGGAATGGGTAATGGCTGAGCTCATGAAAAATCCAAGTATTATGAAAAGAGCACAAGAAGAGGTAAGAAGAGTGGTGGGCAGTAAGTCAAAGATAGATTTAAATGATATCAATCAAATGGATTATTTGAAATGTATCCTCAAAGAAGGTCTAAGACTGCATCCGCCAGTTCCTCTTTTGGTACCTCGAGAAACATCAGCAAGTTTACAATTTGGAGGTTATGATATTCCACCCAAAACAAGAGTGTTTGTCAATATATGGGCAATCCAAAGGGACCCTAAACTATGGGATAGGCCAGAAGAATTTTTCCCAGAGAGGTTTAAAGACAACCCAGTTGATTTCATGGGTCTAAATTTCCAATTTCTCCCATTTGGAGGTGGGAGAAGGGGGTGCCCAGGATTGATATTTGCTGTTGCTTCTTTGGAATATGTGCTTGCCAACCTTTTATGTTGGTTTGATTGGAGGTTGCCTACCATTAATGCACAGGGAGAAGATTTGGACATGACTGAAGTTAATGCTCTCACAGCATTTAAGAAAAATCCTCTCCATCTTGTACCAACATTGCACTCTTCTTGA
- the LOC126703580 gene encoding serine/threonine-protein kinase AFC2 isoform X1 — translation MEMERVTEFPHTHMDRRPTKRARLGWDVLPQPSRAQVGMFCGQEVGSLTSFAPSRAPSDLTTNSSLYEKGVARNGSPPRRDDDKDGHYMFELGENLTSRYKIHSKMGEGTFGQVLECWDRERKEMVAIKIVRGIKKYREAAMIEIEMLQQLGKHDKGGNRCVQIRNWFDYRNHICIVFEKLGPSLYDFLRKNNYRSFPIDLVREIGRQLLECVAFMHELRLIHTDLKPENILLVSSDYVKVPDYKDYKNSSRSPKDGSYFKRVPKSSAIKVIDFGSTTYERQEQTYIVSTRHYRAPEVILGLGWSYPCDVWSVGCILVELCTGEALFQTHENLEHLAMMERVLGPLPQHMLKRVDRHAEKYVRRGRLDWPDGATSRESIKAVTKLPRLQNLIMEHVDHSAGDLIHLLQGLLRYDPLDRLKAREALRHPFFSRDHLRR, via the exons ATGGAGATGGAGCGCGTGACAGAGTTTCCCCACACGCACATGGATCGGCGACCCACCAAGAGGGCGCGTTTGGGTTGGGATGTTCTTCCTCAGCCTTCAAGG GCTCAGGTAGGAATGTTTTGTGGACAAGAGGTTGGGAGTCTGACAAGCTTTGCACCTTCAAGAGCACCCTCAGACCTTACCACTAATTCTTCTCTTTATGAAAAGGGAGTGGCTCGAAATGGTTCTCCCCCAAGGCGAGATGATGACAAAGATGGGCATTACATGTTTGAGCTTGGAGAAAATTTAACTTCTCGCT ATAAAATCCACAGCAAAATGGGTGAAGGTACCTTTGGTCAGGTTTTGGAGTGCTGGGatagagaaaggaaagaaatgGTTGCCATCAAAATAGTCCGTGGAATCAAGAAGTATCGTGAAGCAGCTATGATAGAAATTGAAATGCTGCAACAACTTGGTAAACATGATAAAGGTGGCAACCG TTGTGTTCAAATACGGAACTGGTTTGACTATCGTAACCATATCTGTATT GTGTTTGAGAAGCTTGGACCAAGTTTATACGATTTTCTACGGAAAAACAATTATCGCTCATTTCCCATTGATCTTGTCCGTGAGATTGGCAGACAACTGTTGGAATGTGTTGCAT TTATGCATGAGTTGCGTTTGATTCATACTGACTTGAAGCCAGAGAATATCCTTTTAGTATCATCAGATTATGTTAAAGTTCCTGATTACAAGGACTATAAG AATTCTTCTCGATCACCAAAGGATGGTTCATACTTTAAAAGAGTGCCAAAGTCAAGTGCCATCAAGGTGATTGATTTTGGTAGTACAACTTATGAACGTCAAGAGCAGACCTATATTGTATCCACACGACATTACCGTGCACCTGAGGTGATTCTAG GACTCGGATGGAGTTATCCCTGTGATGTATGGAGTGTTGGCTGCATCTTGGTGGAATTATGCACG GGTGAGGCATTGTTTCAAACTCATGAGAATTTGGAGCACCTGGCAATGATGGAGAGGGTGCTTGGCCCATTGCCCCAGCACATGTTGAAGAGAGTAGA CCGACATGCGGAGAAGTATGTCAGGAGAGGTAGATTGGATTGGCCGGATGGTGCTACCTCAAGAGAGAGTATTAAAGCTGTAACTAAGCTCCCTCGTCTTCAG AACCTGATAATGGAGCATGTTGATCATTCAGCTGGGGATCTCATTCATCTATTGCAGGGATTGCTTAGATATGATCCGCTAGATAGGTTGAAAGCTCGGGAAGCCCTTAGACATCCCTTCTTTTCTAGGGATCATCTGAGGAGATGA
- the LOC126701745 gene encoding cytochrome P450 736A117-like, translating to MSHFLQFLVTNVTSFLLQPSVLTILAFSFILLFKWYSILPNSNTKKNSPPSPPKLPIIGNLHQLGLQPHRSLQTLAQRHGPLMLLHFGSVPVLVVSSADAAQEIMKTRDLNFADRPKSGISEKLLYSYKDVASAPYGEYWRQMKSILVLHLLSNKRVQSFCSVREEETFLMIDKIKESCSSSSVNLSEIFAKLTNDVVCRVALGKKYGEGEGGKKFKELLGEFAELLGAINVGDYIPSLAWLNRANGFYAKAEKVAKQLDDFLEGVIEEHINCQKKGDHDRGFTFSQENEDQKDFVDILLWIQEENVIGFPVDRDSIKALILDAFAAGTDTTYIVLEWTMTELIRHPEVMKKVQNEVREIAGNKKDITEDDLDKMHYLKAIIKETLRLHPPIPLLVPRKSIQDAKIHGYDIAVGTQVIINAWTIGKDPTLWDEPEEFQPERFLTSSIDFKGHDFQLIPFGAGRRGCPGISFAITTIELVMANLVRNFEWTLPDGAIGKDLDMTESTGLTIHRKFPLMAIATSYFG from the exons atgtcACACTTCCTGCAATTTTTAGTTACAAATGTAACATCCTTCTTGCTGCAACCCtctgttttaacaattttagcCTTCAGCTTCATACTCCTATTCAAATGGTATTCCATCCTTCCAAACAGTAACACCAAAAAAAActcaccaccatcaccaccaaaGCTACCCATCATTGGAAACCTTCACCAACTTGGCTTGCAGCCTCACCGTTCACTCCAAACCTTAGCTCAGCGCCATGGCCCTCTCATGCTGCTTCACTTTGGCAGCGTACCAGTCCTTGTTGTCTCGTCTGCTGATGCTGCCCAAGAGATCATGAAGACCCGAGACCTCAACTTTGCAGACCGACCCAAATCAGGCATATCAGAGAAACTATTATACAGTTACAAAGATGTGGCTTCAGCCCCCTACGGTGAGTACTGGAGGCAAATGAAAAGCATACTTGTGCTACATCTTTTAAGTAACAAAAGGGTTCAGTCCTTTTGCTCTGTGAGAGAGGAGGAAACTTTCCTGATGATTGACAAAATCAAAGAGTCCTGTTCTTCTTCATCTGTGAATTTGAGTGAAATATTTGCAAAGCTTACTAATGATGTAGTATGTAGGGTCGCCTTGGGAAAAAAGTATGGTGAAGGGGAAGGTGGAAAGAAATTCAAGGAGCTTCTCGGGGAGTTTGCGGAGTTGTTGGGTGCTATCAACGTGGGGGACTATATTCCATCGCTTGCTTGGTTGAACCGTGCCAATGGCTTTTATGCCAAAGCAGAGAAAGTGGCTAAACAATTAGATGATTTTCTAGAAGGAGTAATTGAAGAGCATATAAATTGTCAGAAGAAAGGGGATCATGACCGTGGTTTTACTTTTAGTCAAGAAAATGAAGACCAAAAAGACTTTGTAGACATTTTGCTTTGGATTCAAGAGGAAAACGTGATTGGTTTCCCTGTCGACAGAGATAGTATTAAGGCTTTAATCCTG GATGCATTCGCTGCTGGGACTGACACTACATACATAGTTTTAGAATGGACAATGACAGAGCTCATAAGGCACCCTGAGGTGATGAAGAAGGTGCAAAATGAAGTGAGAGAGATTGCTGGCAATAAAAAGGACATAACTGAGGATGATTTGGATAAAATGCATTACTTGAAGGCAATAATCAAAGAGACTCTTCGCCTTCATCCACCTATTCCACTATTAGTTCCTCGAAAATCAATTCAAGATGCAAAAATACATGGCTATGATATCGCAGTAGGCACTCAAGTCATTATCAATGCATGGACAATTGGAAAAGACCCTACATTATGGGACGAACCAGAGGAGTTTCAACCAGAAAGGTTCTTAACTTCTTCAATAGATTTTAAAGGACATGACTTCCAATTGATCCCATTTGGAGCGGGAAGGAGGGGATGCCCTGGAATTTCTTTTGCCATAACTACTATTGAGCTTGTTATGGCAAATCTTGTGCGCAACTTTGAATGGACATTGCCTGATGGAGCAATAGGAAAGGATTTGGACATGACTGAATCTACCGGTCTAACCATTCATAGAAAATTTCCTCTTATGGCAATTGCAACTTCATATTTTGGCTAG
- the LOC126703580 gene encoding serine/threonine-protein kinase AFC2 isoform X4: MHELRLIHTDLKPENILLVSSDYVKVPDYKDYKNSSRSPKDGSYFKRVPKSSAIKVIDFGSTTYERQEQTYIVSTRHYRAPEVILGLGWSYPCDVWSVGCILVELCTGEALFQTHENLEHLAMMERVLGPLPQHMLKRVDRHAEKYVRRGRLDWPDGATSRESIKAVTKLPRLQNLIMEHVDHSAGDLIHLLQGLLRYDPLDRLKAREALRHPFFSRDHLRR, translated from the exons ATGCATGAGTTGCGTTTGATTCATACTGACTTGAAGCCAGAGAATATCCTTTTAGTATCATCAGATTATGTTAAAGTTCCTGATTACAAGGACTATAAG AATTCTTCTCGATCACCAAAGGATGGTTCATACTTTAAAAGAGTGCCAAAGTCAAGTGCCATCAAGGTGATTGATTTTGGTAGTACAACTTATGAACGTCAAGAGCAGACCTATATTGTATCCACACGACATTACCGTGCACCTGAGGTGATTCTAG GACTCGGATGGAGTTATCCCTGTGATGTATGGAGTGTTGGCTGCATCTTGGTGGAATTATGCACG GGTGAGGCATTGTTTCAAACTCATGAGAATTTGGAGCACCTGGCAATGATGGAGAGGGTGCTTGGCCCATTGCCCCAGCACATGTTGAAGAGAGTAGA CCGACATGCGGAGAAGTATGTCAGGAGAGGTAGATTGGATTGGCCGGATGGTGCTACCTCAAGAGAGAGTATTAAAGCTGTAACTAAGCTCCCTCGTCTTCAG AACCTGATAATGGAGCATGTTGATCATTCAGCTGGGGATCTCATTCATCTATTGCAGGGATTGCTTAGATATGATCCGCTAGATAGGTTGAAAGCTCGGGAAGCCCTTAGACATCCCTTCTTTTCTAGGGATCATCTGAGGAGATGA